From Bradyrhizobium sp. AZCC 1610:
AGTCCATGAGCGCTATCCGGATTTCGCCAATTTCCTTTCCGAAGAGCCGGATGCTGGCGTGATCGAGCGGCTGCGCGGCGCGGAGAGCATCGGCCGGCCGCTCGGCAATCGAAAATTCCTCGACGCCATCGAGTACAAGACGCGGCGCGTCCTCAAGCCCGCGAAACGCGGCCCGAAGCCACGGGACGAATTAAGTGCACTGTCACCTTAATTCGAACATTATACCCAAAATTCTTCAGTTCGGCGATAACGAGCCCCCTTTACTGCATCAGCAGCCCCAACGCTTAGTTGCTGGCCTCAAGCGCGTAATGCAAGGCTCGCGAGCAGAGCTACAAGCTCACCTTGTCTCGAAACGCCAAGCTTGACGAAAACACGCTTCAGAACGTTGCGAACGGTTTCCTCGGAAAGATTGAGACGTTCCGCTGCCTCGCGCGGCGGCAGACCGGCACCTACCAAGGACGCAACGCGCGCTTCACCAAGGGTCAGATTCAGCGAGTCCCGCACAATCGCAGGATCGGTGGGTTCTCCAATCTTCGGCTCAGCAATCAGAACGATAACGTGAGTGTGGTTGAAGAACTGCTCAGAGGCTGCAGCTTTGGCTGTTATAGGCAACAAATGCACGACGAGGGGGTATGAAGATGATCGCCGAGGCACGAGAATTGGTTTGGCGTCATTGAAACTACTAACTCCTGCCTCAAGTAGTGCATCGATAGCTGCTTCGCTCCTAAGCCGAAGATTTCCGTAGCCGATGCATAACTTTCCTTGCAAAAGGTAGATATCCTCTCCGAGCAGGTGCTTGGCAGCTAAGTTCGAGAAGACGACGCGTCCCATCGAGTCGAGAGTAAACACGGCGACACCGACCCGCGCCAAGCGCCTCCTCCAGGCCAAGTCGAGCAAACTCAGAGTCGAAGAGGCGGATCGAGAGATTGAACGACTTCTCGATATGGCGTCCGACCACGGTGAGAAGCTTCAGATCGGCCTCAGAATGCGGATCAGAATCGAGGCGGCGCTGAAGGCTCAATGCTACGCCCACCTGCGGGTTCGGGGAGGTTGCGATTCCAGCAATTCCGCCAAGGCCATACTTCGCGCGAAACTCGGTGAAAAATGGATCGGTTCGAAATTCATCAGGTGTGCAAAGATGTTGATCCGCAAACGCCTCGCCACTGAAGAAGTATCCGCGCTCCACGGCGCGGCTGGCAAGAGGATCCCTGGATGACCAATCTTGCTCGTATTCGAGTTGAGCTGCGACGAGGCTCTCGGAAACTATTGTGCCAAAAGAGCCATCATCTCGACGCCATAGAAGAACAGCCCCCGCATCGTTAAAGATGTTGGCGATCTTGCCTAGCGTTCCCGGCCAGAGCTGGGGGTTCGGCGCGGCATCGTAAATGGACTCAATTGCCTCCAACAAGGCGCTACTGGGATCATCCACAAAGCTTGGTTGCAAACGCGCTTCCTTCAAGGATTTAGTATCGTCAACTGCAAACGATCCGTCATTTAAATTATTTTCAGATTAGACCCAAATGGGTCATGCAGGTCAATCCAAATCAAGTCGATGATGCTCCGAAGTATTCGCGCCGCTTGGCGTGATTATCTGCAAGGCCGACCAAGGGAGAAAGATATGAATAGGATTTCGTTTAGTCTGTTAACGGCGGCTCTCGCTATGTTTACTCTTTTGATCTTAGAACCAATTTTTTCGTCTAGCGCATACGCGAGCAAAATGAACGGTAAAGGTTCCGGGTGCTCTGATCGCTCTTGCAGAGGTATCAATTCACCTAATTTCGGAAAGAAGAAGAGCGGCAAAAAGACCACCTCTTCGATCGACTTACGCATCGATCGGA
This genomic window contains:
- a CDS encoding helix-turn-helix transcriptional regulator, translating into MARVGVAVFTLDSMGRVVFSNLAAKHLLGEDIYLLQGKLCIGYGNLRLRSEAAIDALLEAGVSSFNDAKPILVPRRSSSYPLVVHLLPITAKAAASEQFFNHTHVIVLIAEPKIGEPTDPAIVRDSLNLTLGEARVASLVGAGLPPREAAERLNLSEETVRNVLKRVFVKLGVSRQGELVALLASLALRA